A single Gambusia affinis linkage group LG22, SWU_Gaff_1.0, whole genome shotgun sequence DNA region contains:
- the lratd1 gene encoding protein LRATD1, whose protein sequence is MGNQLDRITHLNYSELPTGDPSGLEKDELRVGVAYFFSDEEEEVDDRTPSDCGFTKDHSPAEEGPFSVSEVEYSAFCSQECIFSKLRENEDLNVYSAKTLLTMCKPGDLLELVATAQAPHWVIYQRDDQVIHLHKGEIRRDSLLEISNGRHGRIVNNRYRFRPLPPDLVMQNASGHLGLRSEEICWTNSESFAAWCRFGKREFKGGGEAHSAEQQYFLKVHLSGSGVHTLVFRSLEDMIRERRRVDASGILKELSLVTGDKD, encoded by the coding sequence ATGGGAAACCAACTGGATCGGATCACCCACCTCAACTACAGCGAGCTGCCCACGGGGGATCCGTCCGGGCTGGAGAAGGACGAGCTTCGGGTCGGCGTCGCCTACTTCTTCTctgacgaagaggaggaggtggacgACCGCACTCCGTCCGACTGCGGCTTCACCAAGGACCACAGCCCGGCCGAGGAGGGACCCTTCTCGGTCAGTGAGGTGGAGTACTCGGCGTTCTGCTCCCAGGAATGCATCTTCTCCAAGCTGCGGGAAAACGAGGACCTGAACGTGTACTCGGCCAAAACTTTGCTGACTATGTGCAAGCCGGGGGATCTGCTGGAGCTGGTCGCCACCGCGCAAGCCCCCCACTGGGTCATTTACCAGCGTGACGACCAAGTTATTCACCTGCACAAGGGCGAAATCCGCAGGGACAGTCTGCTGGAGATCAGCAACGGTCGGCACGGAAGAATAGTCAACAATCGGTACCGATTCCGACCGCTTCCTCCAGACCTGGTGATGCAGAACGCTTCGGGACACCTAGGGCTGAGGAGCGAGGAGATTTGTTGGACCAACTCTGAAAGTTTCGCTGCCTGGTGCCGCTTCGGGAAACGGGAATTCAAAGGAGGCGGGGAGGCGCACTCTGCGGAGCAGCAGTATTTCCTCAAAGTGCACCTGTCCGGCAGCGGGGTGCACACTCTGGTCTTTCGGAGTCTGGAGGACATGATCCGCGAGCGGCGGAGAGTGGACGCCAGTGGAATTCTTAAAGAGCTCTCTTTGGTGACCGGAGACAAGGACTGA